ctatcaaataTGAAACTTAGCTTTCAgataacccaatctaaaattcgctcttatggagatttgaactcaggaccttagaATGCTAATCAGGTCAATGCAACCACTAAGCTAGATGTCCTTTCTTGATTAAATACTTAGCCGATAGTGAGACCGTGAGAACGGCCAATGATGCCTATCTGTAGTTATGTTCTGATTGTGTCATCAATTTTGTTGCAGTCACATAGTATTATTTCTAAGCATATGATTCGCCATGACATTTATGCTAGGATTTGTATatgttttggtaaaaaaaaaactgtcgaACATCTACTAGGTAGTTCCATTCCTTCATGGAATCGCCGTCGCCGGGTTGTCTCTTGGTCATGCGCGCGCGGTCACCACGCCGGCGCGACGCTAGCTCCGCATATGCAGCTTCTCCGTCGCGAGCGCGGGCGCTGCTTGCTACGGCTGTGTTAACTTCTGCCTCTGATTTCTCGTACTCTTTTTTAATCTGGTAAAGACacgtttttctttttgaaaaacttctatataaacGTTACTTGAAAAAATATACTAttgaatactttttttttaagtttttaaactaatacttactccctccatcctatctGAAATAAACACAGTAATAAATTTTCGTGTTTAACtttgatcgttcatcttatttaacattttttatgattagtatttttattgttattagattataaaatataaataacactttacatattatattatttatgttttttattagATTAAAGTTAGTCATGAAAGTTCATGGCtgagggacagagggagtagttaattatATGTTAATCATCTGCTCCATTTCACGTTAACGAACACAATCTACGTGGCGTTCGTTTCGTCCGTCAAGGCGTGCGCATTCCCCATTTGGGCGATTGGGCTGGGTGGCCACGTAGGGATGCAGGTGGGTAGTCTCGCTACCTGCTTGCTAGTTCATTTTTGACATGatagaataaaatttagaagaaaaaataaatcagaaGTGAGATAAATGGGCTAAAAAAAACCTGTTTGCTCGCCCCGCCTGCATCCCTATGGCCACGGCGACCTACGACGTACTGCGTGAGCAGGGCGCGGAGCCGCAGACTAGCTGTCGTGTGCGCTGACTGACGGAGCTCTTCTTCATATATGCCAACATGGCGGTGGCCGCGCGGGTGTTTGTGCAAGTGTGGCTGAAGGAGACTATGGTCCGAGGCCGGGGAAAGCCATGATACAACGGCGAGCGCTTCGGCGAGGCGTGCATGAGAGGGTCAGGAGAACAAAATTTCGAATCCCTTTAAATCTTGTTCGGTTAATTCTTATGAGGAAGAAATTGAAGGgaatttattccacacctattgtggaATTATTCTCTCTTAATCTCCtccaatattttttaatcaccatctaaaccgaacaaggccttaggATGTCTCGCAGCTGTTATATTTGGCCTGTGCGGCTCAGATGAGCCGAAAAAATGAACTGCCCTAGCTCGGTCAGGTAatcctaatgggcgggtgatcgctccctcccctccccagcgatcacccgcccctcccccttaACTACTTTaccttcccttcttctcttactactacaccataaaaaattgaattaaaattcaaatttgaaacgggtatgtaaacttttgacatataaactttgggtctataaactaatatttcaatttaaattcaaatttgaaacgggtatgtaaacttttgacatataaactttgggtctataaactaatatttcaatttaaattcaaatttgaaacgggtatgtaaactttttacttataaactttgggtctataaactattatttgaattcaaattcaaatttgaaatgggtctataaactttagatgtatagaaatactatataaaaaaaatatttgaattcaaattcaaatttgaatcggatatataaacttttgacttataaactttaggttttaggtgtataaactttagatgtatagaaatactatatataaaaaatatttgaattcaaatttaaatttgaatcggatatataaacttttgacttataaactttgggtctctaaactttagatgtgtaaacttgaggtgtataaactttaggtgtataaatttactaaaataggaaaataatgtggtgaaaaaaaagaaaccagatggagagagggagagggaggggggggggggggagcgaaTTGATTGCTACCCCCATCGCCAGGCGagcgatcgcccattagccgtTTCGGGCTCGGTCTCGACCCGGCAGTAGCCATGTGACTCGACAGCGTCCCTGACCTCGGCCGCTTGTGCGGACCAGATGAGCACAACGCAACGGAAGCAGGCCCATGTTGAGCACCACTGCAGAGGTCGGCAGTGGGCAGTTGCGTTCCTGCTCAGCAACACGGGGGTTGGGGTTTCTAAACTCCGAACTACTATGGATGGGGTTTTTGCATGACGGGCGAAAAAACATTTTCGCATGCGTTTGAACCAGCCACATGCACGAAAAAGTCCACGAAAATCAAGATCTTTGCATGTGGCTAGGGCAACCACATGCGGTTGTTTACATGGGCctcatgcaaaaataaaaatccaaaataaaaataataaaatcgcaaaaaaaaatcacccttccccctctctgtgcgcgacacgtgtccagtcgtACAGGAAGGGGGCGCGCGACTGGCCGCCCATTagagaaagtttaatagtataacccactattagctccaaatcatctatagccaatgtaatagccaattcatacaatagttacttactatactattaatacttggtcccacctgtcatacatacattatgtcttggagtccgtgccgCAGTTGGCTAcgaatctgtagcccgctattcttctctctcttcctttatctctttaaaatatatttatagttggcttatagcctgatgttgtacctgctcttagcttTTTCGCCGTGGTGTGCGTCATCGGTGTGTGACGTCCGAGATGACAGGGCGAGGGGGTTCGGTGAAGAAAACTTCGATCCCTCTGGGATCTCTCGTAGCCGTTCGATCCGCCCTGTGCGGTACGTACGGATGAGGAACTCCCCAGGAGGCCGTACTGCAAATGGGCTCTGTTTAGGCCCGTTACACAGAAACGGCCCAAGAAGGCTCGAGGATGTTCAGCTGGCTTTCCAAGAACAACTTTAATTTCTTTGACTTTTGTATCAAAATCTGCATGATTGAATTCGAGGCGCCTACAAATTGGGCGCTGTTCCACCAAGTAgttcggaattgtttcactaagtagatagaaaaatgtttcaataGTTTAAAAAGCTTAAACATaaccaaatcacctcatgaaacATTTGTTACAATGTATGAAATAACGGTTTTTGAAGCTGTTtcatcatatataaaaataatgtttcagcaaatagcgaaatgatgttttaatttactgcaacatttgatctatacatagtgaaacaacACGAGTATaattgctgaaacattattggTGGAATAGAAAATGAAATAGATTCCCAAAATAGAGCGTTTCCGTAAATAcgtgggtgatttgttgtaaCGGCGTGTGTGGTGAGGCACGTGGTGGGGACAGCGCGGAGGTGCGGGAGGCGTGGCGCCCGATTTTTTCGGCGCGAAGGCGTGGGCACCCGATGCATGCATGGGCGCCCGATTTGAATTTTCGGATTAAATTATATAGAAGACTTAAAAGAAAGCTAATTCACTTTTCAGCCTTGCAGGACGCATGGTTATATTATCACCTGCAAACAAAAAAGGAGCAGGTTACTCTCACTCTCACGAACATGTTCGGAATAATCGtttgtcctatatatatactaataaaCCACACAAATAAGTTATATCTGTGTCCGTTGATTTAAAATCCAatactaaataaataaaatacaataaaaaactaaaaattaattcAAAATCAAGTGTTAAAATAAGATGAAAGTCGTTGACGGTTGACGGAGTATGTAGGTTCAGTTGATCTGCTTTACCCATTTTCAGTTTCTTCTTTTTCCCGTAATCATATTTCAAATAGTAATAGAACTAATATGGATTAGGTACAGTGAGAATGATAAAATCATGAAATGAGCATAGCCAAATCTTGGCCACTAAGCTAGGGACAAAAACGGTCAGAAAAGATCGGAAACgatattattttctttgttgTTTTATGGAAATGGTACGGTGTGGTCATAatctttttctatatttataagTTTAACTATTTAGTGAATAGATATTAGAAAACCTGAATTTTACATTCGGAGTAAAACAATCGGAAACGGTATCACGGGATGTAGGGAGAACAACGAGCAGGAGGTGAGTGGGAAGTGTACAGGCAGTGAAAGGGTTGCAGTCGAAGCTGACCACGGTTCTGGATCGTCTAATGAAGTTCTCAAAAGCCTTCACTTTGGAAGCACTACGAGGAGCTCAAGCAAAATTACGAGATGGCTCGTCATGACTACCAGATGGGTTGATCGAATGCTCATCTTGTTTAGTCTGATGATGATCCTGATCTACAATTTTCACCCTATTATTCTACTCCTAGTATTCTAGTTGAACATCTGAGAGTATTTTCGTACGTTAATTGTGAGGTTGTAATAGGTATTGGGTTAAGGATTATGGTTGCAAAATATACCTCGGTGTTATGGATTGCCTAGTGCAAGGCCTCTCTTTGCTAAGCTAAACGAGACTATGAGGTTTAGGGCTATCTTTAGAGattcattgattgattgataatATAGTACATGTGGTCCCTTCATATATAAGGAGGACAGACTTCACATCAAATAACTAATATCAGTATTAAAAGACAAATTCAAACAAATTCAGTCTCTATCTCTAACCTTCTAATAAATCTTATCTAGTTAGGAAAGAGATAAGGTTTATTAGAGGGTTAGAGATAGAGATTGAATTGATTTCTATAATATTAAAGATCAGTTACTTGGATGTCAAGCCTGTCTTCCCTATTAGAAGGACTGcatgtactctattatcaatcaATTAATGAATATCTAAAGTTAGCCATAATCTTCAGAGTTGCTATTAGAGGGCGTGTGCCCTATTTCCCGGTCTTCGGATCCTTAGCCAATCCATAACATTCGGTGTTATATTTGCCAAAGCATATCCAGGGTTAACAGAATGACAGAACACAATGTTTATTGGGGAGATGCATCTGGTCTCATTTTAGTTTTGCAAAAATTGCTGGTAGAGTTCTGCATAGTGAAAGGAGCATGGCTGTCTTTTGTGATAAAACTTCGTCACGTAAATTATTCATGGCGCAAAATACCAGCacgttttattaaaaattaatgatATGCAGCAAAATATTCATCAAATGGAATTTTTACCTTTACAATTCAAGCATTTAGCTCGCAACAGTTGTGCCAAGATGTAGTCTGACAAAACTTATTCACAATGAGAGCACagtctaaaaatatattattttaccaTCTATTATTCACTACACTCGTATGCTTCATGGTGACTTAATGTCATTTGCTATAACATAAAGTTTGACTGTATATATCTTGGATATTGGAAAGTATGGTAAGTATATATTGTTGACACTTAAAATCCAACGTGTTGAGTATACTGAGCATATGCCTCAGACTGCATGCCGATTGGGGCACGAATGATGAGATCAGGAAGATCAAATGCGTCGACGAGTTCCTGAGCAACAAGCCTCACTTGGTAACTGAGGTAGTCAGCCAATTTATGGATAGCCTGCAAGCATATTGGGGGCGACTTGTATTAGATTTGTTTTAAGTGTGAGATAAAGAAGAGTATACAATATGAAAGTGATAAGCAAAATCAAACCTTGGCTTTGTTTGGGGCAACATAGTCGACATTCCGATAGGTTCCAATGTCTTTCCAGATCCTATCGAGCGCGTAAAGGTCGCACACCAGTTTCAACAATTCCCGTGTTTTTTCATCCGGGCATCTGCATATATGCAGCACCATTTAACATCACCTCATTTGATGTGGTTCATAGATAGTGTAACATAAGCAAGCAAGATGGTAGAACAGTCCAAGTGAGGAAATACAGAATGCAGATGCAACCAAAGAATTTACCTTTTGACCGCTTCTATAAACTTTGCAAGAATGACAGACTCAATGTGTGACTCTGCAAGTGTGAGCAGATGGTTTAAACATCTATTCCATGCACCAAATCCTCCAAGCGTCTTGCTATGCTTCTGGAGTCGAGCGGCAACGCTGTGCAGTAATCGAGATGTTCGGTACTGCAAAGAAAATATATCCAATCAGTATACAAATTTATCCATTCTATAATGAGATCATTATGCAGATATGACTTACTCTGAATGCATCCAGCTGAAAGTTGGGATCCCGTAGATGGTCTTCCCCTTCCCATCGAGAAGTGACAGGATTCGGCTGGGACAGGTAGGTGCCCATGGAGTCCCTCAAGTAGTTCCAGGTGGCTGAGAGTGTCCCTCCCTTAAATTTTTCCTGGTATTGCTTCAGGAGATCTCCAGCAACCTGCAACAGCATGATATGAGGCACATTATTTGAAGGATAAGTAGCCTTTAACCAACCCCGCACACCacaccctccccccccccccccccccccccccgcacgCGCCCcaccaaaacaaaatatgtaTGTGTGCTTGAATAATAATATATTACTACTGCAGTTAAAATCCTGCAAGTCAAATATTATTACATAGGTCAGGCTGAGTGTTTAAGTCAACTTAGTTGTTAACAAAGGAGGCTGATTGGTACCTGCTGAAGAAGAACTGTATTATCTCCTTCAAATGTCTGAAATATATCATGATCATTGCGCAAAGCACCAAAACGATTTACAGCAGCATACCCATGGCCACCACATGATTCTCGGCATACGCTAATGGATTTGGCTGTATATGAAGTTATGTAGGCTTTCAATCCAGATGAAAGAACATGCACATCAGCCATAACATCCTCATCAttggttttcttcatttctGAGTATTTATCCACCAAGTACCGTGTGGCAAAGTGAAATGCGTATGATGATGCCAACATGGGCATTAGCTTATGCTGGTGAGATTGGTAGTCCAACACACTGATTTCAGGCTTCTTAGGGGGACCAAATTGCTGTCGAAGCAGAGCATACCTAACAGCAATGGTCACTGAAACTTTGAGTATACCTACAGAACTATATGCAATACCAACCCGTCCCCCAACAAGCTCACCAAGGGTTGCTGCAAATCTTTTGTTAATTGTTGGCAGACTGCTTGTGTATTTTCCATCTCGTGACACGTCACCGAATCGGTTCAGAAGATTGTCACGAGGTATCCTCACTGAACGGAACCTCAGTGCACCATTGTCCACACCATTCAGGCCTATCTTGTGACCACAATCATTGATCTCAATTCCGGGAAGAACAGCATTGGTGTCAAGGTCCCGTATGGGAACAATGAATGCATGAATGCCCATATCAGCAGGGTCCCCACCTTTTCCTTGGAGGGGCAAAATTAACCTTGCAAAAACAGTAGCGAATTTTCCATGAAGTGCTGCATTACCAATCCACCACTTAATAGCTCCATCATTGGGTGTATTGATAATGAACTCATCAGTAACTGGATCGAATGTAGCAGTAGTCTGTAGGGCCTGGACATTAGATCCTGTTAAGAagggaaaataaataaaataagatgAAATAGTAACGTGTGGAGGACTTAACTATTATCATGATGGGAGCTAACAGGCTGCATGGGCATGAATATTCATTCTCAAATTATTGAGAACAGAACAGTGTTGTTAGGTGCAGGGTTCAGATCCGACTGTGTTAGGAAGAACCAAAATAATATGGTACATAACAGTAATGGGATGGagcatggagccatggaggtTGAACTAGGAGGTTTGGACTGATAAAGTGCAAAGCAACCAAGCAGTGATAATGATTAGTTAGTGAGTAAATAGAAGTGAGAACTAACCATGGTGCAGCTCTGTCATAGCAAAACAGCCAGGATAATCCAAATTGTCGATTCCGTCAAAGAACCTATCTCTGTGCTTTTTGGTTCCCAGATTTATTATAGAACCTCCCCAAAGGCTGCATTAACAAGCAGGTCATGTAGTGAATTTCCAATGCAAAGCTCCTAAAAAATAACTTTGTTAAAAAAGGGGTAAAAGATCATCTGCATTTTTGGAGCTTGGCATGCTATCATTCATCCTGTAAATTAAATGGCCTAAAAACTAACAACCAACAAAAATGCTTTCCAAAAGCAAGCTCAAGCACGTTTTGATGCTTGATTGAGCCATCAAAATCAAGAATTAATTAGCTCTCTTTATCATAGCAAGTAAGCAGGCTGACACTCGACGGTTGCAGAAGATGACCATCATTTAATATCAAACC
The nucleotide sequence above comes from Oryza glaberrima chromosome 11, OglaRS2, whole genome shotgun sequence. Encoded proteins:
- the LOC127755341 gene encoding acyl-coenzyme A oxidase 2, peroxisomal gives rise to the protein MATAASRSGRRGGGGNDEDDRTAAMRRLRVLSLHLEDPSPSSEAGLAPAACAAGRRRATGGADAAAALAAYLRGRHRDTQARVFEFFLSRPDLQTPVEMTTAAHRELCFRQLCALVREAGVRPLSLMANDPAEYFAVMEAAGGADISLGVKLGVQYSLWGGSIINLGTKKHRDRFFDGIDNLDYPGCFAMTELHHGSNVQALQTTATFDPVTDEFIINTPNDGAIKWWIGNAALHGKFATVFARLILPLQGKGGDPADMGIHAFIVPIRDLDTNAVLPGIEINDCGHKIGLNGVDNGALRFRSVRIPRDNLLNRFGDVSRDGKYTSSLPTINKRFAATLGELVGGRVGIAYSSVGILKVSVTIAVRYALLRQQFGPPKKPEISVLDYQSHQHKLMPMLASSYAFHFATRYLVDKYSEMKKTNDEDVMADVHVLSSGLKAYITSYTAKSISVCRESCGGHGYAAVNRFGALRNDHDIFQTFEGDNTVLLQQVAGDLLKQYQEKFKGGTLSATWNYLRDSMGTYLSQPNPVTSRWEGEDHLRDPNFQLDAFRYRTSRLLHSVAARLQKHSKTLGGFGAWNRCLNHLLTLAESHIESVILAKFIEAVKRCPDEKTRELLKLVCDLYALDRIWKDIGTYRNVDYVAPNKAKAIHKLADYLSYQVRLVAQELVDAFDLPDLIIRAPIGMQSEAYAQYTQHVGF